DNA sequence from the Pseudomonas tritici genome:
CGGCGAGCTGGTCAAGCTCTACGCCCAGCAACGCGGTTGCGTAGGGTTTGTGATCGACGGCGCGATTCGTGATGTCGCCAGCTTCGAGGACACCCCCTGCTATGCCCGCGCCGTGGTGCATACCGGCCCGTACAAAACCGGGCCCGGCGAAGTGAACGTGCCAGTGTCCATCGGCGGCATGATCATCAACCCGGGCGACCTGCTGGTAGGCGATGAAGATGGCCTGGTCGCGTTCTCCCAGGCAGACGCTGGCGAAGTGCTGCGCCGCGCCGCCCAGCACGCCGACCATGAAGAAACGGTCAAGGCCGAAATTGCCAGCGGCGCGGTGCGCCAGAGCTGGATCGACAAAGTCCTGCACAACGCAGGCCTGGCGTGAAGGAATCCGTGATGAGTCATGCATTTTTGTCGGACCGCGTCCTGGGCATTGCGCCCTCCCCGAGTATCGCCGCCAATGCGTTGGTGAGCGAGTTGCGTGCCCAGGGCCGCGACATCGTTAACTTCACCGTGGGCGAGCCGGATTTCGACACGCCTGCGCATATTCTGGAGGCCGCCAGCCAGGCGATGCACAGCGGCGACACCCACTACACCGCCACCACTGGCACCCTTGCGCTGCGCCA
Encoded proteins:
- a CDS encoding RraA family protein, with amino-acid sequence MSLPGSRILPNAPMASAELVEAFAHVVTPHISDNLARHIGARGLTRYNRSGKLVGTAITVKTRPGDNLLIYKAMSMLQPGHVLVVDGQGDTNNAVIGELVKLYAQQRGCVGFVIDGAIRDVASFEDTPCYARAVVHTGPYKTGPGEVNVPVSIGGMIINPGDLLVGDEDGLVAFSQADAGEVLRRAAQHADHEETVKAEIASGAVRQSWIDKVLHNAGLA